From Pseudomonas sp. stari2, a single genomic window includes:
- a CDS encoding FTR1 family protein produces the protein MTASSRFLAWLVFPLFALSSFNLLADTVEGAPQALHLLDYISADYPPTVEAGKVIDDAEYREQLEFTRALQGLIAGMPAKPEKVGLEQGINALLAAITAKQDGADVARQARQLGAKLAVAYEVSQAPIITPDPTRGAPLYTQHCSVCHGTNGAGDGPAGVGMEPAPANLRDAKRLDHLSLYAIYNTLGQGVEGTDMPAFADQLDDRQRWDLATYIAQFSADPATAKSDKTYNIADLARQTPAEVQAAEGADAAAIFRVQRAQPPQVKRGPAQLLDYTAATLDKSLAAYRAGERDQAYDLSVAAYLEGFELVESSLDNVDANVRKDTEKSLMAYRQSLQDGLPVEQAEQRLDAAKAKLKESAGLLGSDGLSWSLSYISGLLILLREGLEAILVLAAILAFLRNTGQQSAVRSVNVGWGLALLAGLGTWALAAYVIDVSGSQRELLEGATALFASVMVLWLGVWMHDRRHAAAWQDYIKQSLVGGGGRFGFAILAFFSVYRELFEVILFYETLWLQAGPAGHNAVLAGGATALVLLFGLAWVILRGSAKLPLALFFSINAGLLCALSVVFAGHGVKALQEAGIFGTRPVAFFDFEWLGIHADAYSLTAQAVAIAAIIVLYGRSRVAEKRRVAA, from the coding sequence ATGACTGCCTCGTCCCGATTCCTGGCCTGGCTGGTGTTCCCGTTGTTTGCCCTGAGCAGCTTCAATCTGCTGGCCGATACCGTGGAAGGCGCGCCGCAAGCGCTGCACCTGCTCGATTACATCAGCGCCGACTACCCGCCGACGGTAGAGGCCGGCAAGGTCATCGACGATGCCGAATACCGTGAACAACTGGAGTTCACCCGCGCGCTGCAAGGCTTGATTGCCGGTATGCCGGCCAAACCGGAGAAGGTCGGTCTGGAGCAGGGCATCAACGCTCTGCTGGCCGCCATCACCGCGAAGCAGGACGGCGCGGACGTCGCGCGTCAGGCCCGGCAACTGGGAGCGAAACTGGCGGTGGCCTATGAAGTCAGCCAGGCGCCGATTATCACCCCGGACCCGACCCGTGGTGCGCCGCTCTATACCCAGCACTGCTCGGTATGTCATGGCACCAACGGGGCCGGCGATGGCCCCGCGGGTGTCGGCATGGAGCCTGCGCCGGCCAATCTGCGTGATGCCAAACGTCTGGATCATCTGAGCCTCTACGCGATCTACAACACCCTCGGCCAGGGCGTCGAAGGCACCGACATGCCAGCCTTCGCCGATCAACTGGACGACCGTCAGCGCTGGGATCTGGCGACCTACATCGCACAGTTCAGCGCCGATCCGGCCACGGCCAAATCCGACAAGACCTACAACATCGCCGACCTGGCCCGCCAGACCCCGGCCGAAGTGCAGGCCGCCGAAGGTGCTGACGCCGCCGCGATCTTCCGTGTACAGCGAGCGCAGCCGCCGCAGGTCAAGCGTGGCCCGGCGCAGTTGCTCGACTACACCGCCGCGACCCTGGACAAGAGCCTTGCCGCTTACCGCGCAGGCGAGCGTGATCAGGCTTATGACTTGTCCGTTGCAGCGTATCTGGAAGGTTTCGAACTGGTTGAAAGCTCGCTGGATAACGTCGATGCCAACGTGCGCAAGGACACTGAAAAATCCCTGATGGCCTATCGGCAATCGCTGCAGGACGGCTTGCCGGTGGAGCAGGCTGAGCAGCGTCTTGACGCGGCCAAGGCCAAACTCAAGGAATCCGCTGGCCTGCTGGGCAGTGACGGACTGAGCTGGTCGCTGAGTTACATCTCCGGTCTGTTGATTCTGCTGCGTGAAGGCCTGGAAGCGATTCTGGTACTGGCGGCGATCCTCGCGTTCCTGCGCAATACCGGTCAGCAATCGGCGGTGCGCAGCGTCAACGTCGGCTGGGGCCTGGCGCTGTTGGCCGGTCTCGGTACCTGGGCGCTGGCGGCGTACGTGATCGATGTCAGCGGCTCCCAGCGGGAATTGCTGGAAGGCGCCACGGCGTTGTTCGCCAGTGTCATGGTGCTGTGGCTCGGGGTTTGGATGCATGACCGCCGGCACGCGGCAGCCTGGCAGGATTACATCAAGCAGAGCCTGGTCGGTGGTGGCGGGCGTTTCGGCTTCGCGATCCTGGCGTTCTTCTCGGTGTACCGCGAATTGTTCGAAGTGATCCTGTTCTACGAAACCCTGTGGCTGCAGGCCGGTCCCGCCGGGCACAACGCGGTGTTGGCGGGTGGTGCGACAGCGCTGGTGCTGCTGTTCGGTCTGGCGTGGGTGATCCTGCGCGGCTCGGCGAAACTGCCGCTGGCGCTGTTCTTCAGCATCAATGCGGGGTTGCTGTGTGCGCTGTCGGTGGTGTTTGCCGGTCATGGTGTGAAGGCGTTGCAGGAAGCCGGGATCTTCGGCACCCGGCCGGTGGCGTTCTTCGATTTCGAATGGCTGGGGATTCACGCCGACGCCTACTCGCTGACGGCGCAGGCCGTGGCGATTGCAGCGATCATCGTGCTGTACGGCCGCAGCCGGGTGGCGGAAAAGCGCCGAGTGGCGGCCTGA